A region of Shewanella psychromarinicola DNA encodes the following proteins:
- the gshB gene encoding glutathione synthase: protein MIKLGIVMDPISDINIKKDTSFAMLLAAQARGYQLFYMEMHDLAMVNGKAMANMRELSVKQDANQWFTLGESIDTPLADLDVILMRKDPPFDTEFIYATYMLERAEEEGVLIVNKPQSLRDANEKLFTAWFSEFTPDTLVTRDAKRIRAFHQLKQDIILKPLDGMGGTSIFRVKKDDPNVGVIIETLTSYGQQFAMAQAFIPEITQGDKRILVVDGEPVPYALARIPMKGETRGNLAAGGSGVAQPLSESDWKIARAIGPELKKRGLIFVGLDIIGDKLTEINVTSPTCIREIEAAYDVDITGMLMDAIEARINQQK, encoded by the coding sequence ATGATTAAGCTCGGCATTGTTATGGACCCTATTAGCGACATTAACATCAAAAAAGATACCAGCTTCGCGATGTTATTAGCCGCACAGGCACGTGGCTACCAATTGTTTTATATGGAAATGCATGATCTTGCGATGGTCAACGGCAAAGCCATGGCCAACATGCGTGAATTATCGGTAAAGCAAGATGCTAACCAATGGTTTACATTAGGCGAGTCAATTGATACCCCGTTGGCAGATCTTGATGTGATCTTAATGCGCAAAGATCCACCATTTGATACCGAATTCATCTACGCCACTTATATGCTGGAACGGGCGGAAGAAGAAGGCGTATTAATCGTTAACAAGCCTCAAAGCTTACGTGATGCCAATGAAAAACTGTTTACAGCATGGTTTTCTGAGTTTACGCCAGACACTCTTGTGACCCGTGATGCTAAACGTATTCGAGCGTTCCACCAATTGAAGCAAGATATTATTTTAAAACCATTAGATGGCATGGGCGGCACGTCTATTTTTAGAGTGAAAAAAGATGACCCTAACGTCGGGGTCATTATCGAAACGCTCACCAGTTATGGCCAGCAGTTCGCAATGGCTCAAGCCTTTATCCCTGAGATAACTCAAGGTGACAAGCGTATTTTAGTGGTTGACGGTGAACCGGTTCCATACGCATTAGCGCGTATCCCGATGAAAGGTGAAACCCGTGGCAACCTAGCGGCTGGCGGCAGTGGAGTAGCCCAGCCATTATCAGAAAGTGATTGGAAAATAGCCCGCGCCATTGGTCCAGAATTGAAAAAACGAGGCCTTATTTTTGTTGGTTTAGACATCATTGGTGATAAGTTAACTGAAATCAATGTCACCAGCCCAACCTGCATTAGAGAAAT